In the Desulfuromonadales bacterium genome, CGGGTCAGCAGATGCAGGAGTTTCTGCGCCGCCTCTTCGTATCCCAACCCTTCCGGACGGATGTTGGAGATGCAGTTGCGCTCCGCGTCGGTGCGACCCGGGC is a window encoding:
- a CDS encoding ethanolamine ammonia-lyase light chain EutC, whose amino-acid sequence is PGRTDAERNCISNIRPEGLGYEEAAQKLLHLLTRARRYRLSGVKLKDDADILPLPPSEG